Proteins from a single region of Ensifer adhaerens:
- a CDS encoding caspase family protein — protein sequence MPFLRTALAVLLVFCASQALAEKRVALVIGNSAYQHVATLPNPGNDAADMAAKLGGLGFEVVIGVDLDLSGVRRVLRDFVGRLDGADLALFFYAGHGLQVDGENYLAPVDARLASHVDLDFEAVPMNLILSAMERSTRVNVVLLDACRDNPLAVNLARSMGTRSASVGRGLAKVGTGIGTLIAFATQPGNVALDGSGRNSPFTSALLKHLGEPGRDITRELIEVRRDVLAATGGKQVPWDNSSLTGEVVLKPADGSQPAAAQEPATNQAAELAYWETIKDATDRDLFDAYLQQYPDGAFASLARAKIRIIERVSAPGGVTDVPAGQLVAAVDLAAAAASTDDRALTRSIQQQLNRLGCQAGSEDGLWGSGSRKALEAFARHSKVELATLEPSSDVLERLKAEKARICPLSCARNQEAKDGRCVTIRREAKLPEPSETQGTAKIPAKNTGTRAISPPAELPKKNYANCPANADVAFRQMFTRGSGRGRTTIAATHACGRAFACHRAARGQPWDCGWR from the coding sequence ATGCCATTCCTTCGCACCGCCTTGGCCGTTCTGTTGGTGTTTTGCGCCTCGCAGGCCCTTGCCGAGAAGCGCGTGGCGCTGGTCATCGGCAACTCCGCCTATCAGCACGTGGCAACGCTACCCAATCCCGGCAACGACGCTGCCGACATGGCGGCGAAGCTCGGAGGGCTCGGCTTCGAGGTGGTGATTGGTGTCGATCTCGACCTCTCGGGCGTGCGGCGCGTATTGCGCGATTTCGTCGGCCGGCTCGATGGCGCCGATCTGGCGCTGTTCTTCTATGCCGGCCACGGTCTTCAGGTGGATGGCGAAAACTATCTTGCCCCCGTCGACGCCAGGCTCGCTTCCCATGTCGATCTCGATTTCGAGGCGGTGCCGATGAACCTGATCCTGTCGGCAATGGAAAGGAGCACGCGGGTCAATGTTGTGCTGCTCGATGCCTGCCGCGACAATCCGCTCGCGGTCAATCTCGCCCGCTCCATGGGCACGCGCTCGGCGTCCGTTGGCCGCGGCCTTGCCAAGGTCGGCACCGGCATCGGCACGCTGATCGCCTTTGCCACCCAGCCTGGCAATGTCGCGCTCGATGGCAGCGGGCGCAATTCGCCCTTTACCTCGGCGCTTCTCAAGCATCTCGGCGAGCCGGGCCGCGACATCACCCGCGAGCTGATCGAGGTCCGCCGCGACGTTCTGGCGGCAACCGGCGGCAAGCAGGTGCCCTGGGACAATTCCTCGCTGACCGGCGAGGTGGTGCTGAAGCCTGCCGATGGCAGCCAGCCGGCCGCCGCCCAGGAGCCGGCGACAAATCAGGCCGCCGAGCTTGCCTATTGGGAAACGATCAAGGATGCGACGGACCGCGATCTGTTCGATGCCTATCTGCAGCAATATCCCGATGGGGCCTTCGCTTCGCTTGCGCGGGCCAAGATCCGCATCATCGAGCGGGTCTCTGCTCCCGGGGGCGTGACCGACGTGCCGGCCGGCCAGCTCGTGGCGGCGGTTGACCTGGCGGCAGCCGCAGCGAGTACCGACGATCGCGCGCTGACCCGATCGATCCAGCAGCAGCTGAACCGGCTCGGCTGCCAGGCGGGCAGCGAGGATGGGCTGTGGGGCTCAGGCAGCCGCAAGGCGCTCGAAGCATTCGCCAGGCACAGCAAGGTGGAGCTTGCGACGCTCGAACCTTCCAGCGACGTGCTCGAGCGCCTGAAGGCCGAGAAGGCGCGGATATGCCCGCTTTCCTGCGCGCGAAACCAGGAGGCAAAGGACGGTCGCTGCGTGACGATCCGGCGCGAGGCGAAGCTGCCCGAGCCGAGCGAAACCCAGGGAACCGCCAAGATACCGGCGAAGAACACCGGCACCCGAGCGATCAGCCCGCCCGCCGAGCTGCCGAAAAAGAACTATGCCAATTGCCCTGCAAATGCGGACGTCGCCTTCCGGCAGATGTTTACTCGCGGCTCGGGCCGCGGCCGCACGACGATTGCCGCAACCCACGCCTGCGGCCGCGCGTTTGCCTGTCACCGGGCGGCAAGGGGGCAGCCATGGGATTGCGGCTGGCGGTGA
- a CDS encoding DUF1214 domain-containing protein, with protein sequence MNTLCKYVLAGAIALSLPLPSMTLAQTSGQTAPDEKTIEDAYIYLLGRLLVIRQEQTDTKGKGFAWNTIKYNPLGSADFVNPNFDVAYLEAWFASDDDGGVLLEVPEIKGRYYTAQILDEWGEVIVNINERTFPSKPFGKFALVRPGSTVAIPADAARIELHSAKAKMLARVEIKGDPEGALALQKQFKATPLGEVTPVPAPEVPNFDNQTLIGAEAFDNVDAILGSALDVSPIAAQMQQQVRFVAAYVASNPEARAAVDKALRDKIAPDFVQHGIARTVEVKNGWGVGTHIGIYGSNYLQRTVTNYAGIWGNSPTEVVYFSLVSDAAGKPVNGSNSYVIHFPANDLPSAVVNAYWSVILVGVPDYRVVPNDLKRYNFNSNSKLTAEADGSLKIAIGPKPVTGVAEANWLPAPEGKPFSLTFRTYVPKDVVKEGRWVPPVVEEVR encoded by the coding sequence ATGAACACCCTTTGCAAGTACGTGCTTGCCGGCGCAATAGCGCTCTCGCTGCCGCTGCCCTCGATGACGCTGGCGCAAACCTCAGGACAGACCGCACCCGACGAAAAGACGATTGAGGACGCCTATATCTATCTTCTTGGGCGGCTGCTCGTGATCCGTCAGGAGCAGACCGATACCAAGGGTAAGGGCTTCGCCTGGAACACCATCAAGTACAATCCGCTCGGGTCGGCCGATTTCGTCAACCCAAACTTCGACGTTGCCTATCTCGAAGCCTGGTTTGCCAGCGATGACGACGGTGGCGTGCTGCTCGAAGTGCCCGAGATCAAGGGGCGTTACTACACCGCGCAGATCCTCGACGAATGGGGCGAGGTCATCGTCAACATCAACGAACGGACCTTCCCGTCGAAGCCGTTCGGCAAGTTCGCGCTGGTGAGGCCGGGCTCGACGGTGGCGATCCCCGCCGATGCCGCTCGGATCGAGTTGCACTCCGCCAAGGCGAAGATGCTGGCCCGGGTCGAGATCAAGGGTGATCCCGAGGGTGCACTGGCGCTGCAGAAGCAGTTCAAGGCGACGCCGCTCGGCGAGGTGACGCCGGTGCCGGCCCCTGAAGTGCCGAACTTCGACAACCAGACGCTTATCGGCGCCGAAGCGTTCGACAACGTCGACGCGATCCTCGGCAGCGCGCTCGACGTCTCCCCGATCGCGGCGCAAATGCAGCAGCAGGTGCGTTTCGTTGCGGCTTACGTCGCCAGCAATCCGGAGGCGCGCGCGGCTGTCGACAAGGCACTGCGGGACAAGATCGCGCCGGACTTTGTCCAGCATGGCATAGCCAGGACCGTCGAGGTCAAGAATGGCTGGGGTGTCGGTACCCATATTGGGATCTACGGCTCCAACTATCTTCAGCGCACGGTGACCAACTATGCCGGCATCTGGGGGAATTCTCCCACCGAGGTGGTCTATTTCTCGCTGGTGAGCGATGCAGCCGGAAAGCCGGTCAATGGCTCCAACAGCTACGTCATCCACTTCCCGGCCAACGACCTGCCGTCAGCCGTCGTCAACGCCTATTGGTCGGTCATCCTCGTCGGCGTGCCGGATTACCGCGTCGTTCCGAACGACCTCAAGCGATACAACTTCAATAGCAATTCGAAGCTGACGGCGGAGGCAGACGGTTCGCTGAAGATCGCCATCGGCCCAAAGCCGGTCACGGGAGTGGCCGAGGCCAACTGGTTGCCGGCGCCGGAGGGAAAGCCGTTCTCGCTGACCTTCCGCACCTATGTGCCGAAGGACGTCGTGAAGGAAGGGCGCTGGGTGCCGCCGGTCGTTGAAGAGGTGCGGTGA
- a CDS encoding adenylate/guanylate cyclase domain-containing protein, with protein sequence MSEAQPLFDMLRQTVQPDIADALERFIREAPDRKLCRVNALAFAAEHGLNEEKVIAAFLHASRLGLFELSWNVLCPGCGGVLDSNTSLKTVQSDTYTCSLCAAGYEPTLDEMVEVTFTVNPRVRHIEAHNPHELPPFEYFRQIYWGSGIELPEEDYEAQIDDFVLEALELPPGEKAVISLQLPAEFIIVFEPVTHAAQFIDVKGEPTKERRTLSLVFDRGHRHDEALTMQPGPLRIQVENHTDVRTLPSVCIANDTLHDILGRRRPFLTAKRLLSNQTFRDIYRTDTIDVDQRLKITSLTFLFTDLRGSTELYERVGDLAAFDLVRTHFTVVNEIVAAEAGAVVKTIGDAVMATFPTPDRAVAAAMRMRDAMRELNDARGAEDLLLKIGIHEGPCIAVNLNERQDYFGQTVNIASRVQHLATSREIFATSAVLEDPRASSLLSDRGLNPQSHNVALRGITNEISIFLIP encoded by the coding sequence ATGAGTGAAGCCCAGCCTCTCTTCGACATGCTGCGCCAAACCGTGCAGCCAGACATCGCCGATGCGTTGGAGCGTTTCATCCGGGAAGCGCCGGACCGCAAGCTTTGCCGTGTCAATGCGCTGGCCTTTGCCGCCGAGCACGGGCTCAACGAGGAAAAGGTGATCGCGGCTTTCCTGCACGCCTCCCGGCTCGGTCTCTTCGAGCTTTCCTGGAACGTGCTCTGCCCCGGTTGCGGCGGCGTTCTTGATTCCAACACCTCGCTGAAGACGGTGCAGAGCGACACCTATACCTGCTCGCTCTGCGCCGCCGGCTACGAGCCGACGCTGGACGAGATGGTGGAGGTGACCTTCACCGTGAACCCGCGCGTCCGGCACATCGAGGCGCACAACCCACATGAGCTGCCGCCGTTTGAATATTTCCGCCAGATCTACTGGGGCTCCGGCATCGAGCTGCCGGAAGAGGACTACGAGGCCCAGATCGACGATTTCGTGCTGGAAGCGCTGGAGTTGCCGCCCGGCGAGAAGGCGGTCATTTCACTGCAACTGCCGGCGGAGTTCATCATCGTCTTCGAGCCGGTGACGCATGCGGCGCAGTTCATCGACGTCAAGGGCGAGCCGACCAAGGAGCGGCGCACGCTGTCGCTGGTCTTCGATCGCGGCCACCGCCATGACGAGGCGCTGACCATGCAACCGGGGCCCTTACGCATCCAGGTGGAAAACCACACGGATGTGCGCACCCTGCCCTCCGTCTGCATCGCCAACGACACGTTGCACGACATTCTCGGCCGAAGGCGCCCGTTCCTCACCGCCAAGCGACTGCTTTCCAACCAGACGTTTCGCGACATATACCGCACCGACACGATCGACGTGGACCAGCGGCTGAAGATCACCAGCCTCACCTTCCTGTTCACCGATCTGCGCGGCTCGACCGAGCTTTACGAGCGGGTCGGCGACCTCGCCGCCTTCGATCTGGTGCGCACCCATTTCACCGTCGTCAACGAGATCGTCGCGGCGGAAGCCGGCGCCGTGGTCAAGACGATCGGCGATGCCGTCATGGCCACCTTCCCGACACCTGACCGGGCAGTCGCCGCCGCCATGCGCATGCGCGATGCGATGCGCGAACTGAACGACGCGCGCGGCGCTGAAGACCTGCTCCTGAAGATCGGTATTCACGAAGGGCCGTGCATCGCCGTCAACCTTAACGAGCGCCAGGACTATTTCGGCCAGACGGTCAACATCGCTTCGCGCGTCCAGCACCTTGCCACCTCGCGCGAGATTTTCGCGACCAGCGCGGTGCTCGAGGACCCGCGCGCATCGAGCCTCTTGAGCGACCGCGGCCTCAATCCGCAGTCGCACAATGTCGCTCTGCGCGGCATCACCAACGAGATCAGCATCTTCTTGATCCCGTAA
- a CDS encoding DUF1254 domain-containing protein has product MTSKNALAFLSLMTAFGCAGSASGLDLQSSPQWARALPPGPDTRVKVTEAYAALVARDAYFWAWPLVNVYNRRLASAPIKAPARSGPVIQAPLNTVTMLTDYVDPGERLVACPNQDVVYGAGSLALDLSPVVIQVPDFGDRFWVYQMVDTRTDSIVRLGKMYATTPGFYMIVGPNWKGEVPKGITQVFRSSTNSGFVAPRLFMDDTDADRKAIQEPLRQVMMYPLAQYDGTIKSTDWANLPGPAEAAPVGSEEVKWVVPEKFFDELPLVLADAPPMPGEEARYAQVLAVLEAAKTDPKLKAVMTEAAKAAEEELIKPLFEFRNYGQQLPHHWSTISNEAAFGTDYFTRTAVAKSNILVNSPNETKYFYQDFDEAGTRLNGGKRYTVTFAKDETPPVNGFWSLTLYNQHHFFEPNELNRYSLGTKNKTLKHNADGSLTIYVQSESPGKDKEANWLPSPKGADFSLYVRAYWPKVAVTDGSWTPPAVAVAK; this is encoded by the coding sequence ATGACTTCCAAGAACGCGCTCGCATTCCTGTCCCTCATGACCGCGTTCGGTTGCGCCGGCAGCGCGTCCGGCCTGGACCTGCAATCGTCGCCGCAATGGGCAAGGGCCCTTCCTCCCGGCCCGGACACGCGCGTGAAGGTGACGGAGGCCTATGCGGCACTCGTTGCGCGTGACGCCTATTTCTGGGCCTGGCCGCTCGTTAACGTCTACAATCGCCGGCTCGCCTCTGCCCCGATAAAGGCGCCGGCGCGATCGGGCCCGGTCATCCAGGCCCCGCTCAACACCGTCACCATGCTGACGGATTATGTCGACCCGGGTGAGCGGCTCGTCGCCTGTCCGAACCAGGATGTAGTCTACGGTGCCGGATCGCTGGCGCTCGATCTGTCGCCGGTGGTCATCCAGGTGCCCGATTTCGGCGATCGTTTCTGGGTCTACCAGATGGTGGATACGCGAACCGACAGCATCGTCAGGCTCGGCAAGATGTATGCGACGACGCCTGGATTCTACATGATTGTCGGACCGAACTGGAAGGGCGAGGTGCCCAAGGGCATCACCCAGGTCTTCCGCTCCTCGACCAATAGCGGCTTCGTCGCGCCACGCCTCTTCATGGATGACACCGACGCGGATCGAAAGGCGATCCAGGAGCCGCTGAGGCAGGTGATGATGTATCCGCTGGCGCAGTACGACGGCACGATCAAATCCACCGACTGGGCGAACCTGCCGGGTCCGGCCGAGGCCGCGCCCGTCGGGTCGGAAGAGGTCAAATGGGTGGTGCCGGAAAAGTTCTTCGACGAACTGCCGCTGGTGCTTGCCGATGCGCCGCCGATGCCGGGCGAAGAAGCCCGCTACGCCCAGGTGCTGGCGGTGCTGGAAGCGGCGAAGACCGATCCGAAGCTCAAGGCTGTCATGACCGAGGCGGCGAAGGCCGCGGAAGAAGAGCTGATCAAGCCGCTGTTCGAGTTCCGCAACTACGGCCAGCAGTTGCCGCATCACTGGAGCACGATCTCCAACGAAGCGGCCTTCGGCACGGACTATTTCACCCGCACCGCCGTCGCCAAGTCCAACATCCTGGTCAATTCGCCGAACGAGACGAAGTACTTCTATCAGGATTTCGACGAGGCCGGGACGCGGCTGAACGGCGGCAAGCGCTACACGGTCACCTTCGCAAAGGACGAGACGCCGCCCGTCAACGGCTTCTGGTCGCTGACGCTTTACAACCAGCACCATTTCTTCGAGCCGAACGAACTGAACCGCTATTCGTTGGGCACCAAGAACAAGACGCTGAAGCACAATGCCGACGGTTCGCTCACCATCTATGTCCAGTCCGAAAGCCCGGGAAAGGACAAGGAGGCGAACTGGCTGCCATCGCCGAAAGGCGCCGATTTCTCGCTTTATGTCCGCGCCTATTGGCCAAAGGTCGCCGTGACCGACGGCTCCTGGACGCCGCCGGCTGTCGCGGTGGCCAAGTAA
- a CDS encoding mechanosensitive ion channel domain-containing protein, producing the protein MKLRSVGKLPAILVCLLALAAAGPVMAQKATQPAQATTQNAAEPTQKAQPAQSGQTATQPAGKAAAPAEGGAQPAGNGATPAAGTQPAATAAQPAQTATPPAEEAVPADATPPAQSQAAEQLAKAGEELKGLTDRVEKAKDDDIVLADLKVQVDALAKQIIGVSVSTRPRLDEIKARLTELGDPPAEGQPPEADIVTAERKRLMAERGAINALTGEAEGLSIQATKLSNTITATRRALFSNTLLKNTEVSTGMFDDALTATADETRVLSRSVGSWLSFAWNYKRVPLLTALFLSLLAALVFLSGSRRLFRPLIEHDITDEEPSYFRRLSVAFWSTLIPTIASAAFAISSFLFLRGFNVLRSDIAPIIAITLGVAVVVFFVTRLAQAVLSPRDARWRLVRVSDRGARMLMIAIFAMALVNGLDYLFGGVSEALGSPVVLTVVKSYIASIVIGLIIMASAWIKPTLRKDESFDAHGHAWPRVVSFALLATGALLIIAAVSGYVGLARFIATQIIITGAIVVTMYIGILTGRAVAKQGAFAETAAGRYLERRYNLEQVALDQIGLAAGLSIYALVVMVFIPLILLQWGFQVADIESWAYRMVTEIRIGSITISLVGILAGILFFALGYVVTRFVQRWIDGNIMARSRVDAGVRNSIRTGIGYTGVGLAGLIGLSAAGIDLSNLALVAGALSLGVGFGLQNIVSNFVSGLILLVERPFKVGDWIVSGTTEGFVKRISVRATEIETFQHQSIMMPNSLLINASVGNWTHRNKLGRSEIAVTVTYASEPRRIMELLSEIAAAHPMVLKNPSPTVGFTAFGDERMTFELRIYVADVLTGGGVRNDLRVSIYERFRDEGIGAPFPVKIEDVPVEDQTGIESHHPEQVGEPKGATSAEARASAKADVSEKKTSAAPLNEERDLEEAGKRRTASRRSSPDR; encoded by the coding sequence ATGAAATTGCGTTCTGTCGGAAAATTGCCTGCCATTCTCGTCTGCCTGCTGGCGCTCGCCGCCGCCGGTCCGGTCATGGCGCAAAAGGCAACGCAACCGGCACAAGCCACAACTCAGAACGCAGCCGAGCCGACGCAGAAGGCGCAACCGGCTCAATCGGGCCAGACCGCAACGCAACCGGCCGGCAAGGCAGCGGCACCCGCTGAGGGTGGTGCGCAGCCCGCTGGCAACGGTGCGACACCAGCCGCTGGTACCCAGCCAGCCGCGACGGCGGCTCAGCCGGCGCAGACGGCAACACCGCCGGCTGAAGAGGCAGTGCCGGCGGATGCCACACCGCCGGCGCAGAGCCAGGCGGCCGAGCAGCTTGCCAAGGCTGGCGAAGAACTGAAAGGGCTGACCGACCGCGTCGAAAAGGCGAAGGACGACGACATCGTGCTTGCCGACCTCAAGGTTCAGGTCGATGCACTCGCCAAGCAGATCATCGGCGTTTCGGTTTCGACCCGTCCGCGCCTCGACGAAATCAAGGCGCGCCTCACCGAACTTGGCGATCCGCCCGCCGAGGGGCAGCCGCCCGAGGCCGACATTGTAACGGCCGAGCGCAAACGACTGATGGCCGAGCGCGGCGCCATCAATGCGCTGACCGGCGAGGCCGAGGGTCTCTCGATCCAGGCGACGAAGCTTTCCAACACCATTACCGCGACAAGGCGCGCGCTGTTTTCCAACACGCTCTTGAAGAACACCGAAGTCTCGACCGGCATGTTCGACGACGCGCTGACGGCGACGGCGGACGAAACCCGCGTGCTTTCGCGCAGTGTCGGCAGCTGGCTGAGCTTTGCCTGGAACTACAAGCGCGTGCCGCTCCTGACGGCGCTGTTCCTGTCGCTGCTGGCGGCGCTCGTGTTCCTTTCCGGCAGCCGCAGGCTGTTTCGCCCGCTGATCGAGCATGACATTACCGATGAGGAGCCGAGCTATTTCCGGCGGCTCTCGGTTGCCTTCTGGTCGACGCTGATCCCGACGATCGCCTCGGCGGCCTTTGCGATTTCAAGCTTCCTGTTCCTGCGTGGCTTCAACGTGCTGCGCTCCGACATCGCACCGATCATTGCCATCACGCTCGGGGTGGCCGTTGTGGTGTTCTTCGTGACGAGGCTCGCCCAGGCGGTATTGTCGCCGCGCGATGCGCGCTGGCGGCTCGTCAGGGTTTCCGATCGCGGCGCCAGGATGCTGATGATCGCGATCTTCGCCATGGCGCTGGTCAACGGTCTTGACTACCTGTTCGGCGGCGTCAGCGAGGCGCTCGGCTCGCCGGTGGTCCTCACCGTCGTCAAGAGCTACATCGCCTCCATCGTCATCGGCCTCATCATCATGGCGTCGGCCTGGATCAAGCCGACACTCAGGAAGGACGAGTCCTTCGATGCTCATGGCCATGCCTGGCCGCGGGTGGTGTCCTTCGCGCTGCTTGCGACCGGCGCCCTGCTGATCATCGCAGCCGTTTCCGGCTATGTCGGTCTCGCGCGCTTCATCGCCACGCAGATCATCATCACCGGCGCGATCGTGGTGACGATGTACATCGGGATTCTCACCGGCCGAGCCGTTGCCAAGCAGGGTGCGTTCGCCGAGACGGCCGCCGGGCGCTATCTCGAGCGGCGCTACAATCTGGAACAGGTGGCGCTCGACCAGATCGGTCTTGCCGCGGGCCTCAGCATCTATGCGCTGGTCGTGATGGTCTTCATCCCGCTGATCCTCTTGCAGTGGGGCTTCCAGGTCGCCGACATCGAGTCCTGGGCTTACCGGATGGTGACCGAGATCCGGATCGGCTCGATCACCATTTCACTCGTCGGCATTCTCGCGGGCATCCTGTTCTTTGCGCTCGGCTATGTCGTCACCCGCTTCGTCCAGCGCTGGATCGACGGCAACATCATGGCGCGCAGCCGCGTCGATGCCGGCGTGCGCAACTCGATCCGCACCGGCATCGGCTATACCGGCGTCGGCCTTGCGGGCCTCATCGGCCTGTCGGCGGCGGGCATCGATTTGTCCAACCTCGCGCTCGTCGCCGGTGCCCTCTCACTCGGCGTCGGTTTCGGTCTGCAGAACATCGTCTCGAATTTCGTCTCGGGCCTGATCCTGCTTGTCGAGCGACCGTTCAAGGTGGGCGACTGGATCGTCAGTGGCACGACGGAAGGTTTCGTCAAGCGCATCTCGGTCCGTGCAACCGAGATCGAGACCTTCCAGCACCAGTCGATCATGATGCCGAACTCGCTGCTCATCAACGCCTCGGTCGGCAACTGGACGCATCGCAACAAGCTCGGCCGCTCCGAAATCGCCGTCACCGTTACCTATGCCAGCGAGCCGCGTCGGATCATGGAACTGCTGTCCGAGATTGCCGCCGCGCATCCGATGGTGCTGAAGAACCCGTCGCCGACCGTCGGCTTCACCGCCTTTGGCGACGAGCGCATGACCTTCGAGCTCCGGATTTATGTCGCTGACGTGCTCACCGGCGGCGGCGTGCGCAACGACCTGCGCGTGTCGATCTACGAGCGTTTCCGCGACGAGGGCATCGGCGCCCCGTTCCCGGTCAAGATCGAGGACGTACCGGTCGAGGACCAGACGGGCATCGAGAGCCATCATCCGGAACAAGTTGGCGAACCGAAGGGTGCCACGTCGGCCGAGGCAAGAGCGTCCGCCAAGGCTGACGTTTCGGAGAAGAAGACGTCCGCGGCACCGCTTAACGAGGAGCGCGATCTCGAGGAAGCGGGCAAGCGCCGGACGGCCAGCCGCAGGTCGAGCCCAGACCGCTGA
- a CDS encoding DUF924 family protein, producing the protein MMSEVEICTPDDVLNFWFGELTYDDWFTMSHELDQACIRRFQASHLTLARGVSEIWRATPENRLAAIILLDQMPRNMYRGTPLAFATDCLALHEAKLAVGIGADMAIRREARAFVYLPFEHSENLTDQTMSVKLFTELGDADYLNYAIRHREVIEEFGRFPHRNAFLARVSTDAELAYLAQPGAGF; encoded by the coding sequence ATGATGAGCGAAGTTGAAATCTGCACGCCGGACGACGTTTTGAACTTCTGGTTCGGCGAGCTCACCTATGATGACTGGTTCACGATGAGCCACGAACTGGATCAGGCCTGCATTCGGCGTTTCCAGGCGTCGCACCTGACGCTTGCCCGTGGGGTCAGCGAGATCTGGCGCGCAACGCCTGAGAACCGGCTGGCGGCGATCATCCTGCTCGACCAGATGCCGCGCAACATGTATCGCGGCACGCCGCTTGCGTTTGCGACCGATTGCCTGGCGCTGCACGAGGCGAAGCTCGCCGTCGGCATTGGCGCCGATATGGCGATCAGGCGTGAAGCGCGGGCCTTCGTCTATCTGCCGTTCGAGCATTCGGAAAACCTGACCGACCAGACCATGTCGGTGAAGCTTTTTACCGAACTCGGCGATGCCGACTATCTCAACTATGCCATCCGCCACCGCGAGGTGATTGAAGAGTTCGGCCGCTTCCCGCATCGAAATGCGTTCCTGGCGCGCGTCTCGACGGACGCCGAGCTTGCCTATCTGGCACAGCCCGGAGCCGGTTTCTGA
- a CDS encoding MBL fold metallo-hydrolase → MKLQLIRNATLKLDYAGHTVLIDPFLGPKDSLPSFAGRSPNPTVELPVDIDTILAGVELVIISHLHEDHFDDTAKERVPKGLPIFCQPGDEQAIRAAGFRDVTPLMDEARWQGLKLTRRDGSHGLGPVVQDMGPVIGFTLEAKGEPSVYWAGDTVFYPAIENTIRETKPDIIVTHSCGAKWSGDLIVMDAEQTIKVCETAKNSVVIATHMEALDHATVSRSELRAAADAHGIPLTKLVIPADGDVLTLIPPVV, encoded by the coding sequence ATGAAACTCCAGCTTATCCGCAACGCCACGCTCAAGCTCGACTATGCCGGCCACACCGTGCTCATCGATCCCTTTCTCGGTCCGAAGGACAGCCTGCCGTCCTTTGCCGGACGCTCACCCAATCCGACGGTCGAGCTGCCGGTCGATATCGATACGATCCTCGCCGGCGTCGAACTCGTGATCATCTCGCATCTGCATGAGGATCACTTTGACGACACCGCCAAGGAGCGCGTGCCGAAGGGCCTGCCGATCTTCTGCCAGCCGGGCGACGAGCAGGCGATCCGCGCCGCCGGCTTCCGTGACGTCACGCCGCTGATGGACGAGGCTCGTTGGCAGGGGCTGAAGCTGACCCGGCGCGACGGCAGCCACGGGCTTGGCCCCGTCGTCCAGGACATGGGGCCGGTCATCGGCTTTACTCTCGAGGCGAAGGGCGAACCGTCGGTCTACTGGGCCGGCGACACGGTCTTCTATCCGGCGATCGAGAACACGATCCGTGAAACGAAGCCGGACATCATCGTCACCCATTCCTGCGGCGCGAAATGGAGTGGCGATCTCATCGTCATGGATGCCGAGCAGACGATCAAGGTTTGCGAGACGGCGAAGAACAGCGTCGTCATTGCAACGCACATGGAGGCGCTGGATCACGCGACGGTCAGCCGGAGCGAGCTCAGGGCAGCAGCCGATGCCCATGGCATACCCCTGACGAAGCTGGTGATCCCCGCTGACGGCGACGTGCTGACGCTGATACCGCCGGTGGTCTAA